The stretch of DNA CTCCATCTTTTAACGCTGCGTGCTCGATCACTCGAGTCCCACGTCCCGCATGAACAGGCCCTGACAAGTAGCAAAAAGGCCCGACGTTGACGTTGTCTTCAAATACAATCGGTCCTTCGGACGAATCAACAACGGCGTACTCACCCACCTTGACGTTGGCTCCGGCGAAAACACCGTCCATGATTTCTTGGTAGTTGCCTCGACGCAAACGATCATTCATCGATGCCGGCATTTCCTGCATGTGAAGCTTCACAATGTCGTGAGGCCAACGAAACACGCTCAGCGTTTCAGCGATCGGTTTTAAGTCCATCGCCGAGGACAACAACGATTCGGTCGCCGACTTGTTCGAGGCAGCGTCCATCTCGATAGCTTTCGCCAAATCGCCGGCCGTGATCCGAGCGGCCAAAACCGACTGGTCCTCGGTATCGACGATCACGCATGACTGATTTGACTTCGCAAAGGACACCAATCGTTCTCGGGTGGCTACCGATGGACACAATCGTGCATTGATTAGTAGCACACCGTCCTTATCGTCCGACCATTGCGAATCGCTGAGCGTCGACGGAGGTGACTTCAATCCCAAATCAAGCTCTTGGATCATCTGCAAATGAGATCGGACAGATCCAAATTTCTTACCCGGCAAATCTTCGAGCCAGTCCAATAGCCGATATCCGGCGCAAGTGATTGCATACGCTGGGCGAGCGATCGCGACCGGCTGCAGATCGTCCACGTGCGAATCTTCAAAGCAAACAACGATCATGAGCGGTCAGAGCAGATACGAGAGAAGAGTGGGTTTGTAGGGCTGGTGCAGTTTAATCGTTTTGCCCGATCAATCTCAGCCCACCAAAGCGGGAAAGATGGATCCGCATACGAGGTCGCGAATTAGCCTTGTCAAAGGCGCCTATTCGTCCCCGTCCCCCAATCTTTATATGCGTATCCCTCTGCAAGTTATCATCTGCACCGCTCTCGCTGTTTCCATCGCTGTGCCAGTCCTGTGCCCGGCGGTCGAGGTTAGCGATGCGAGCAGTTCAAGTGGCGTGAGCATGGCAGCGGACATAACAGTGGGCGGGGCAGTGGACATCGCAGCGGACGGCGCAGTGGACGGGGCAGTGGACGGGGAGGATAACGATGACCCGCAAACTTACCTAAGAAACTTGATCGCAAAACTCGACGATGACGAGTTTCTAAGTCGGTTGAAAGCTCGTCAAAGACTTGCCGATCATGCCATGAACTTCGGGATCGACGATTTGAAGCAGGGGCTTCATCATGAATCGATCGAAGTTCGGCTGGCGACCCAAGCGATCATTCGCGAGGCCGAACAAGCAAGGCAGGATGAACAACTGCTTCAGTTCATCAATCCCAGAGTTCCAGTTGCTCAGCTCGCGACACCGGGTTGGAATCAATTTGCGTCCTGCGCGGGAACCGATTTGCACGCCCGGCGAAGCTATGCGGCCATTTTAAAAAAGTACCCGTTTCTCTTTC from Rubripirellula amarantea encodes:
- a CDS encoding putative sugar nucleotidyl transferase, which codes for MIVVCFEDSHVDDLQPVAIARPAYAITCAGYRLLDWLEDLPGKKFGSVRSHLQMIQELDLGLKSPPSTLSDSQWSDDKDGVLLINARLCPSVATRERLVSFAKSNQSCVIVDTEDQSVLAARITAGDLAKAIEMDAASNKSATESLLSSAMDLKPIAETLSVFRWPHDIVKLHMQEMPASMNDRLRRGNYQEIMDGVFAGANVKVGEYAVVDSSEGPIVFEDNVNVGPFCYLSGPVHAGRGTRVIEHAALKDGVALGHTVKIGGEVEASVIEPYTNKQHHGFLGHSYLGSWINLGAGTCNSDLKNTYGKINITYGNDKVATGMQFLGCFIGDYSKTAINTSIFTGKVIGVCSMMYGFVTSNVPSYVNYARLFGQTSLLPADVMINTQKRMFARRKVEQRECDKQLIRDMYALTAGERAADPDLL